The Mercurialis annua linkage group LG7, ddMerAnnu1.2, whole genome shotgun sequence genome includes the window AGATTTTTCTTAAAGCTGGAGTTCTCTAGAGTATTCTCTCAGCTTCTATATTTcttatattcaaaaatatattaacttGTTTCTTACAAGGGAAGATTACATTTTGGctctaatattaaattcaaacttCTGACATAAGCCATCATTACACAAAATATTAGTTTCCCTCCAAAAACTATTACATTAGAAAGTAACTAAACATAAACTAAGTTTCCAGCAACAATCTCATTAGTTCTAACACTCCTCCTTGAGATTGATGTTGGACACTCCAAGTTGATTCTTCAAAAAATCAATTCTGGGCCTTGATAAGGACTTGGTTAACAGATCAGCAAGTTGTGACTCTGAAGAGCAGTGCTTAACCTTGATCTGCAAATTCTTTTCAGCATCTCTGATAGAATGAAACTTCACATTGATATGCTTGGTTCTCCCATGATGTACTGGGTTTTCTGCTATGGCAATTGCAGATTTATTATCGCAGAAAATTGTAGTTGCCTTCTTCAACTCAACACCAAGATCTGCTAACAATTTCCTTAGCCATATAGCTTGATTTGATGCCGCTGCAATCGAAATATATTCCGCTTCAGCTGTTGATTGAGCTACAACCTCTTGCTTCTTCGAATTCCAACATATGGCACCTGTACCAAGTGTGAAAATATAGCCTGAAGTGCTCTTCATATCATCAACACTTCCTGCCCAATCACTATCGGCGTATCCTTCCAACTCAATTTCTTTAGAACTTAAATACCAAATTCCATCACTTGAAGTGCCCTTAAGAAATTTCAGCACTCTCTTAGCAACTCCTAAATGGATATTGCTAGGTGAACTCATGAACCTTGAAAGGAGACTAGCTGGATACATCAAGTCTGGTCTTGTTGTTGTTAGATAAAGCAAACTCCCAATTATACTTCTGTAAATAGTTGGATCTTCAAGCTTTCCTCCATCACTCTTCGACAGCTTCTCATTTTGAGCTAGAGGAGCTGCAACTTCCTTACAAGCTTCAAgcttaaatttctttaaaacaTCAAGTGCATACTTCCTTTGTGAGATAAATATCCCCGATGAGCATTGATAAATTTCTATGCCGAGGAAGTAATTCATCAAACCCAAATCTGACATCTCAAAAACATTCTTCATCTGCTTCTTAAAATCAGCCACAACCTTTTCGTCGTTGCCGGTAACAAGGAGGTCGTCGACATATAAAGACAATACCAGCTTTAAATCATTATCTTCATGCTTTAAGTATAAGGTAGGCTCATTTTCGCTCCTCCTAAATCCTTGTTGGATTAGGTGCGCATCTATTTTCTGATACCAGGCCCTTGGAGCCTGCTTAAGGCCATACAATGCTTTCTTGAGCCTATAAACTTTGTCCTCCATATAATGTACTTCGAAACCTTCAGGCTGACATACATAAATCTCCTCTTGAAGTTCTCCATTCAAGAATGCAGACTTTACATCTAAGTGGAACACTTTCCAACTCTTTTGGGCAGCAAATGACAATAGCAACTTGATTGTATCATGTCTTGCCACGGGAGCAAATGTGTCTCCGTAATCAATACCAGCAACTTGAGAATACCCTTTCACAACCAATCTCGCCTTGTACTTGTGTATTGAGCCATCCGGATTAAATTTGGTCCGATAAACCCACTTAACACCAATAGCATGCTTATTTTGCGGCAGATCAACAAGCTGCCAGGTTTGGTTTTTCTCAATCATCTCAATTTCATCTTTCATAGCTGCAATCCACTCTGGATTCTTGGAAGCTTCAGCAAAACTGCTTGGTTCGGCAAAGACAAAGTTGCATCTTTCATACACTTCAGCTAAAGGTCTGCTTCTTATGACTGCAGAATCGGTAGTGCTTTGCACGTCAAATAATTCATTCTCATCTTCATCTTGAGGGCTGACATCAGAAATGGACAAGGAAGGAAACTCATGTTTTTGAATTTCATGTGTCTCCCAATTCCAAAATGAGTTCTCATCAAAGTTGACATCCCTACTTAACTCAACTTTTTTGCTTTTAAGATCATATATTCTGTACCCCTTTGACTCATTTGAATAACCAATAAATATGCCCTTTGCTGCTCTTTCATCAAGCTTTGTTCTTTTAACTGAAGGAATATGAAAGTAGCAAATTGAGCCAAAAACTTTAAGATGATTAACCGAAGGCTTGAGACCTGTCCAAGCTTCATAAGGAGTTTTATCCTCAACTGCCTTTGTAGCTATTCTGTTCAGCAAATAAACTGAAGTCGCTACAGCTTCTGCCCAAAACAATCTTGGCATTTTCTTCTCAAACAACATACACCTTGCCATATTCATCACTGTTCTATTCTTTCTTTCCGAAACCCCATTTTGTTGAGGAGAATAAGGAATTGTAAGCTGATGCAATACTCCTTCTTGTTGACAAAAGGACTTGAATTCCGAGGACGTGTATTCTCCCCCGTTGTCAGTTCTTAACACCTTCAACACACAACCACTTTGAGTTTCCACAAGCttcttaaaatttttaaatattgaaaatactGATGACTTGGTTTTCATGAAGTAAACCCATGTCATTCTTGTGAAGTCATCGATGAAAAGAGCAAAATATGTGCTGCCACTAATAGAGGGTGTCTGCATTGGGCCACAAATATCCGAGTGGACCAACTCAAGCTTTTGAGTAGCTCTGATGACTCCACCCTGTGGAAAAGGTGTTCTATGGGATTTGCCAAGTTTACAACCTTCACATTCAGTCTCACATGATGTAATTTCAGGCAGATCAGAAACTAACTCTTTTTCATGCATCTGCTTCAAAGTTCTGAAATTATAATGACCCAACCGTCTATGCCATTTCATGCTATCATCTTCTTTTGCACTAAATGCGCGTGAACTAACAGCATCGAGTTTCAAATAAAAGTCATTATCATGCATTTTCACTTTTGCAACCTCAAAACCACAAGCATCTACTATGTAGCAgcatgaatttttaaaataaacacaatagccttttttaatcatttgaggCACACTTAGCAAGTTTTGATCAAGTTGTGGAATGTAAAGAACATCTGAAATAATCTTGGTACCTTGCTTAGTGTTGATTGAAATTGAGCCTCTTCCTCTTGCCTGTACAATTGAGCCATTTCCTAGCTTCACCCTTGTCTTGATAGACTGATCAAGGCTGGTGAAAATTGTTGCATCCGGTGTCATGTGACTTGTACAACCACTGTCAATGAGCCAAGTAAAATTCTGAGATGCCTTCATTGCTTGAGAAACCACAAATAAATGCTCCCCTTGCTGCTGCTGCTCCTCCTCAATAACATTGGCCTGCTGTTGAAATTGTTGTTGAGGTTGCTGACCCTTTTTGGCTCTGCAAAACTTCTCTGTGTGACCAAATTTTTTACAGAAATTGCATTTGAAATTTGGCTTTTCTTTGTTCTTGAACCAACAGTCACCCTCGGCATGATTCTTTCTTTTGCAATGTGAGCAAGGAGGAAACTTGCCTTGATTTGTTAAACTTGAGTCATCTAGATCTTTGTTCTTGTTGCCTTtcccttttcttttcttgatgTACTGCTTCTTTCCTTTGTGAAAAACAGAAAAAGCACCTTCTGTACATTCTTCAGATCTGAGAGAGGATCTTTGTTCTTGAGCTTGTAGCTTGCTCGTAAGCTCCGCAATAGTCATCTTTTCCAGATCACAAGACTCCTCAATAGCAGAAATTTTGGCCTCAAATTTTTGTGGAACACTGATCATAATCTTCTCCACAGCCTTCTGATCAGATAAAGTCTCACCATAAAGTCTGATTTGGTTGACTAAATCCATGATTCTTGCCGAATAATCCTTAATCTGCTCATCATCTTTCATCTTGAGGAGTTCAAACTCTCTCTTAAGAGTCAAAAGCTTGATCGCCTTGACTCGATCTGTGCcttcatatgtttctttaagCTTGTCCCAGACAGCTTTTGGTGATTCTAAATCCATGATTCCAGTGAAAACATGATCTGCTAAACCCGAGTGCATACAGGTCAAGGCTTTATCTTTCTTGAGCAACTCATCTTCATGAGCTCTAATTTGAGCAATGGTTGGATTTCCTCTAAGAGCTGGTGGATCTTCATCTGTCTCAACCACTCTCCAAAGCCCTTGTGATTTGAGATAAGTTTTCATCTTTACAGACCATAAATGATAGTGAACTCCCGTAAAGATCGGAACTCCAGGAGTTGATGAACTTGTAGAGGCCATCTTTGCCCACAACTCTCTCAATCTCTCAAACCCCAAGTGTTTCTCTCCCTCACGTGTTTTTCTCTCAAAGAAAACTCTTTCTAAAAACTCACAGCCCGTAGGAAataagctctgataccactgtagAAATTAGAGCAGAGCATGAAAGTAAAACAGAGAAGATTTTTCTTAAAGCTGGAGTTCTCTAGAGTATTCTCTCAGCTTCTATATTTcttatattcaaaaatatattaacttGTTTCTTACAAGGGAAGATTACATTTTGGctctaatattaaattcaaacttCTGACATAAGCCATCATTACACAAAATATTAGTTTCCCTCCAAAAACTATTACATTAGAAAGTAACTAAACATAAACTAAGTTTCCAGCAACAATCTCATTAGTTCTAACATGACTATCAACCAACAGATTGCAACAGAAAAAATTAGCATCATACCATGTCCTTTATCGACTGGCATTTGAAAAATGCAAGTTTGAAACACATAAAAGAACCAAAGTCATATCCTAACAAAATGAGAATCAAGAATAAATGCACAAAAGAGAACACTTATGAACACAATTTAAATAGAAACTCCATCCACCAAAAAGCTAGCAAATGCATTCATTGATATTTCAGAAATTCAACATTATCATCTGTTCCACAAAACATCACTAGCATAAAATTTTCAATAACATAAACTAAACACCAAAGATACTCACCGGCTTTGAGATTTACAAATCTCCAATAAACAAACTTTCTCCATCCACTAAACAATCAATTTCCACATCCCAGCTCTTTCAACTCGACAACTCCAATCCTCTCATTCTCCTCCAAAACACACCAATTCGGCGATTGTGCAGCTCGCAGCCACTTAAAATCATCGACATTACTCCAATTCCCGCTCTCCTCCTCCAAACCCGCCCTCTTCAGATCATCCTCAACCCCTTCATATCTCAAACAATACGGCCCAAATCTAACACCACCACAATCCTCAATTATCGGCCTACTCCTCACTCTCAAATAAAAATCACTCCCCTTAGCATAATGTATCCGAATCTGATGCGAAGctaaaacaaaaacacaatccTCCACTCCCTCAATCAAAATTGAACCTACTACCGGACCACCATAAACCTTACAATtccttaaattattaataaaaatcgCATTCACACATCCAATTAACCTTACCTCACAAGAATCAAGATTCTGTAAAGTAAATTCACCGGCCGGTGAGCAGTTAAAATTATGAGTcaatatttcattttctttgcCCCTGATTCCCGGTGAATCTCTGATGATCAGAGGGTTTTGGTTTGGAGTTTCGGTTTTGGGGATTTCGGTTCGATTAGTTTCGGGTTTGGGCGATGACGCCGGTTTATTTTTGAAGGAGAATTTCTTTTTAGGGATGAGATTGGAGTTGAGATTTTCGAGAGATTGTTTGAGATCGGAGACGGTTTTTAACCAGAAGCGGAGCTCGTAGGACGGGAGAATGTACGAGTTCTCGGCGATTAATTGCTCGAGGGATGAGATGGATGAGGAGATATTGAGGAGATGAGATTTAATGAGAGATGGATCGGTTGTTGCGGCGGTGAGATTCGATGTGTCGGAGAGCTGTGATTCGATTGAGTTTTTGGATTCGGTGAATTTGGAGAGGAGCGATGCGGTGGTTGTGGCGGAGGTGGCGGCGGTGGATTTGGTTGTGCGGTTCTGGTGGCGGTTGGAGAGGCGGTCTAGCATTGCTTGGTGCTTTTTTTGAATAGTGAAATCGGCGGCGGTTTCTTCTTCCATGGCTGTTTCGTTCAGCTGGGCGGGATGTGTACGAGCGTAGTGTGCagaaaaatcttttaatttgagGTGGGGATGGGACGACAAAACGACAGCGTTTGATTCAAAtgataaatttttcttttattttgatttcgttacaaaaaattatcatttcgAGACACCTactcattattattaattaaaaaatagataaatactaactataaaaagaaatttaataCTACATCAAAAAATAAGCAAATCTTAACTTACATGGAtaatatactaataaaatattattgaaaatACTAGTACaatattatttaaactattaataaaattaagttgcTATTGAACAATTTACTTTGGAATTTGacaaagtattatttttaattcgattataattttaatttatcactCAATATAATTTGAGATAGTTTTATATGGCTCTCAGACTCAGTACTAATcgaattaaaaatattcaatggttaataaatatttttggtgctGAATACTTTAGGTTCGATTTTCAACAAATTTGCTTTGAAGTTtgacaataaataatttttaatttgattggaaCAAAAATTTCCTGCAAACACTATAGCAGGAAACCCCTGCAACAGTGTCCGGAAAAAGTGACACGTTACTATATGATGGCTTTCTATAATGGATAATTAACCTTTTAATTCAGATacatttaaccagttaagtttAGGTATTTAACTAGTTAATTAATCAAACTTTAACACAATTTTCTTAACGTACCAATTCTTATTTAGAGCCAAAACTTCTTTACAATTCTAGAAGAAGCAGCGTCATTGtttacagtagttaatataaattctaattctaattagGTTAAGGATTTTGATAACTATTAAAACACTATAACCTAAATCATCTATATATAGAGAGCAATTATTTTCATTGTtagatatcaaaaaaaatattcaggTAACATATTGCCTATTTTATGTAGTTCttttatctatatttatatctatactatatataaaagcacggatggggggggggacaggcaaatttactgaataatcctttttagtttactaataaataaaggttttatggtcattaactaattagttgtttaattaatcactattgtaattagaatcctaattagaataggtagctaaattatctccaatttaatttttagtatgtaaacaataactaaattgtcttcaaattagtaggaatacctattttttagtttgattaaactacaaaattaaaatactgtatttggtcaatatattataatttaaatttctatcttattatttttaacgatattattaataaaattaagttaattatttaattatgattattataaaatcaaaagaagagtaaattcagtatggaaaaaatttaataaccgaatatattaaatttacttttacaaaaagtcttaactaatttaatattaattataaatacaaaattaatataattataatagatttactaatatgttcattgaggagttacgttacgagccacgtgcatagcacgtaatgcgaaactagttatatataaaagaacGGATGggaggggggacaggcaaatttactgaataatcctttctaatttattactaaataaaggtatAACGgtcattgattaattaattattaaaaatatattataattatgtcacgacccgaaatctcgagccgagaccggcgctagggaatgggaattttcgtttccgaaacccgtagcaagcctaaatttagCAATTtctttttcgcgttttaaaaatcTTTATAAAACTTTAATTGAGCGTTTTCAAAATTTCGGCAATATAACGGCTGTAATTTAAACTAACCAACACCTGCGGAAACGTATACAACTTGACAGCCATTATATAAATATCATCAATCATCATTTGTAAGTTAAACAGTTAATCTAAAACTACCTCTGATAATTGTTTATTACCAGAAACGAGACCTATCAAAAACTATTGACAAAAAGCGGTGATAACCCAAAATACAACCATACCGCTATAGACCTCGACAAAAATAAACTAGCCTGACTATCTACTGCAGCGCTAGAGCAAAAGACAGAAACTGTACATGTCAAAAGAGCGAGCTTTCCGGATCAAGAATGGAAGCTCGGGTCAACCTTGATCTACTGAGTACCTGAAAAGTTTGGAATATCAacgggtcagactatgctgagtaagttcacagtttactaacgatattatatttaaaactaaGGTCGCATTGTCGATAACATACGATACTCAAAATAATCTATTTATAATCTCTTACTGGAATATACTTATACTTGAAACATAATTTGATAATAAACATTTCCTTAAATAAAGaaagtataaataaacataaataaaagatTTCCAATATTCGATCcgttcgaaaccctaaacccaagtACTACGGATTTATTGGACATAATTGATAATAATCACTTTTCAATtatatcgtccgagtggccgggtcccgagatagttcgaccga containing:
- the LOC126656386 gene encoding tubulin-folding cofactor C, translated to MEEETAADFTIQKKHQAMLDRLSNRHQNRTTKSTAATSATTTASLLSKFTESKNSIESQLSDTSNLTAATTDPSLIKSHLLNISSSISSLEQLIAENSYILPSYELRFWLKTVSDLKQSLENLNSNLIPKKKFSFKNKPASSPKPETNRTEIPKTETPNQNPLIIRDSPGIRGKENEILTHNFNCSPAGEFTLQNLDSCEVRLIGCVNAIFINNLRNCKVYGGPVVGSILIEGVEDCVFVLASHQIRIHYAKGSDFYLRVRSRPIIEDCGGVRFGPYCLRYEGVEDDLKRAGLEEESGNWSNVDDFKWLRAAQSPNWCVLEENERIGVVELKELGCGN